The proteins below come from a single Microbacterium sp. SLBN-154 genomic window:
- a CDS encoding helix-turn-helix domain-containing protein, with the protein MKSSGLAIGDAAARFSLPTHVLRHWEDAGLLAPARDGGGRRRYSDDDLVRIAVILRGKWAGMSLEQIRVLLDDRAPERHRVLEAHLADLAARMAEMERSRLMTEHALRCQAHDISTCPRFREIVTGVVAGTKRWPSVADVMEPRHPSTMNR; encoded by the coding sequence ATGAAGTCAAGCGGTCTGGCAATCGGCGACGCGGCGGCGCGCTTCTCGCTGCCCACCCACGTCCTGCGGCACTGGGAGGACGCCGGTCTCCTCGCACCGGCACGCGACGGCGGCGGCCGCCGTCGCTACAGCGACGACGATCTGGTGCGCATCGCCGTGATCCTCCGCGGCAAATGGGCGGGGATGTCGCTGGAGCAGATCCGGGTGCTGCTGGACGATCGGGCGCCCGAGCGCCACCGCGTCCTCGAGGCGCACCTCGCCGATCTCGCCGCGCGGATGGCCGAGATGGAGCGATCGCGCCTCATGACCGAGCATGCCCTGCGCTGCCAGGCGCACGACATCTCCACGTGTCCGCGCTTCCGCGAGATCGTCACGGGTGTGGTGGCCGGCACGAAGCGCTGGCCGAGCGTCGCCGACGTCATGGAGCCGCGGCATCCGTCTACCATGAACCGGTGA
- a CDS encoding NAD(P)/FAD-dependent oxidoreductase, which produces MIDAIVIGGGPAGLQAALTLGRMHREVLLFDSGEYRNGTVDHAQNLITHDGQAPAEIRRLAREELAGYATVQVVEATVHAIEARDDGGFAAMTEDGVFVASVLILATGLRDELPPIPGLAEAWGREVAHCPFCHGHELSGKRIGILGSGAHAATHRAMLSPIGSEVVVIDPGEVTGVERTADGLVLRRREGDAIDVGGLFVAPTSTQRSPFAAQLGLATLPSGGVEVDALGGTSVSGVFAAGDMAHTAAMPGPMASLAVAIAAGQLAAAAAVHQLVAREIDAERGTVS; this is translated from the coding sequence ATGATCGACGCGATCGTGATCGGCGGCGGACCCGCCGGCCTGCAGGCAGCTTTGACGCTGGGTCGGATGCACCGGGAGGTGCTGCTGTTCGACTCGGGCGAGTACCGCAACGGCACGGTCGACCACGCACAGAACCTCATCACGCACGACGGCCAAGCACCCGCGGAGATCCGCCGGCTCGCGCGTGAGGAGCTCGCGGGCTACGCGACGGTGCAGGTCGTCGAGGCGACGGTGCACGCGATCGAGGCTCGGGATGACGGCGGGTTCGCCGCGATGACCGAGGACGGCGTCTTCGTCGCATCCGTCCTGATCCTCGCGACCGGCCTGCGCGACGAGCTGCCGCCGATTCCGGGGCTCGCCGAAGCGTGGGGGCGCGAGGTCGCCCACTGCCCGTTCTGCCATGGCCATGAACTCAGCGGCAAGCGCATCGGCATCCTCGGATCGGGGGCGCACGCCGCCACGCACCGGGCGATGCTCTCGCCGATCGGGTCGGAGGTCGTCGTGATCGACCCGGGCGAGGTGACCGGCGTCGAGCGGACCGCCGACGGGCTGGTGCTGCGGCGGCGCGAGGGCGACGCCATCGATGTCGGCGGACTCTTCGTCGCGCCGACGTCGACCCAGCGGTCGCCGTTCGCGGCGCAGCTGGGGCTTGCGACGCTGCCATCGGGGGGCGTCGAGGTCGATGCTCTGGGCGGCACGAGCGTGTCAGGGGTGTTCGCCGCGGGTGACATGGCGCATACCGCGGCGATGCCCGGCCCGATGGCCTCGCTCGCCGTGGCGATCGCCGCCGGCCAGCTGGCCGCCGCAGCGGCCGTTCACCAGCTCGTCGCCCGCGAGATCGACGCGGAGCGGGGAACGGTTTCCTAG